The following proteins come from a genomic window of Alosa alosa isolate M-15738 ecotype Scorff River chromosome 2, AALO_Geno_1.1, whole genome shotgun sequence:
- the LOC125285355 gene encoding LOW QUALITY PROTEIN: interferon-induced very large GTPase 1-like (The sequence of the model RefSeq protein was modified relative to this genomic sequence to represent the inferred CDS: inserted 1 base in 1 codon; deleted 1 base in 1 codon) has protein sequence MAIFHCSSDFFVSPDSLLMNGVVEIAWYCPGGKKDDIFDECVAFLNLHGDAAEHSKQLEFLQAVSTVNVLLLSEHPMSPKAKEISQVLSKSPVPLICLFSGKDEILQSKNPTKVRLAAKNRNQAEFSEELVSSIKQCISEHNQTASMELFCEEAKKQQFKVDEYKPSSQEGHAKAQTLMAVLKDLSMKNHMKDGLPTLKETILPLQCKLWHDWCTKNKEQYRLKMKEKNYSIEKHQSEIWSKMTYLRNEQQQKASPLNDFMRSFIECLTTPAQFEDIHIYMLQWLRILLEDXELASLEADYHSTWTKMKNVPKGKDKASYVSPLHKKLDDIATKMAATTVGIQHIMREVSQLYEAINISEKGSINNANEMLPKLGVTMLISRYPLELMDGDAAHVPSVWINAVLDELIKTLGDKKVFVLSILGIQSSGKSTLLNTIFGLQFAVSAGRCTRGAFMQLIEVDSSIRNDLGYDFVIIVDTEGLRSPELSTKISLNHDNELATFIIGIGDVTVINIMGENPSEMHDILQICVQAFLRMKQVKFNPSCIFVHQNVAESSAGDKNIEGRRRLLEKLDEMAQMAAKEENVDGITCFSDVIQFNIESQVFYFKNLLEGDPPMAPINPSYSQNVQELKTKLLTITAWQEKYTFSSLTEFKYRVSDLWAALLKENFVFSFKNTVEMMVYSSLEHKFGVWSWELRKHSLSHQTKLENQIGSNLIQQVTLGNLKEEFDKVYNQLKTEIEKYFTEDKNKDILIKWKAHIDTRFISLKCELIEGIMQTCKELLTAKQNRSELDQKRAKYMDQLTEQSKRLASTLKTPHVTDDKMREEFDKLWEKGKKDFDKNFIYEILSGIKKTIDDFENTPGNPKLTKEFRVDLKVGELIVIKRDDLRSIEREDIRDGQFLKDTMATFLEEMIKNKKVDMKAMREKPTSMLFQQLQGYLVESSDHTHIHPMDVHMAIFHCSSDFLRQYIYTKLSACQFSLPLLVPNPCTDEVEFPLWALRQIRKSWHSKTQTASDTSGKYHNQQMFNTLVPIISFIRLDTSDSNSKSQILNDVINKQKHPVFFNRHCKGSSPDSLLMNGVVEIAWYCPGGKKDDIFDDCVAFLNLHGDAEEHPKQLEFLQAMSTVIVLLLSEHAMSQKAKEIPKKLSKSPVPLICLFSGKNKIQQSNNPMKVRLAAKNRNQAEFLEELVSSIKQFIREYNQTASIEKCCEEARKQQFKVDEDKPSCEKAQKIMAGLKDMIMRDNMRSNLPTLKETILPLQGTLWHDWCTNTQVFYFKNLLEGDPPMAPINPSYSQNVQELKTKLLTITAWQEKCRFASLSEFKCRVSDLWTALLQENFVFSFKNTVEMMVYSSLEQKFAVWSWELRKHSLSSQTKLENQISSDVIQEVTLANLIEEFDKVYNPLKTEIETYFTEDKYKDTLIKWKANINTRITSLKSELIEGIIKKCKELLTAKQNRSELDQKRAKYTYQLTEQSKRLASKLKTQHLTDDKMREEFDKLWVNWTTDVMKYQLTEKSSIVDAEVEDVLLNEFKNHPNIAEKVKLETFQFDPKKHIQQSFLKKIFGRESNCVWVNAAGLESNCVWVNAAGLESNCVWVNAAGLESNCVWVNAAGE, from the exons ATGGCCATTTTCCACTGCTCCAGTGACTTCTTCGTGAGTCCAGACAGCCTCCTCATGAATGGGGTTGTGGAGATTGCATGGTATTGTCCTGGGGGGAAGAAAGATGACATATTTGATGAATGTGTCGCCTTTCTGAACCTTCATGGTGATGCAGCAGAACATTCAAAACAACTTGAGTTTCTTCAAGCAGTGAGTACAGTCAATGTTCTTCTCCTTTCAGAGCATCCTATGAGTCCAAAAGCTAAAGAGATCTCCCAGGTATTATCCAAGTCTCCTGTCCCCTTGATTTGCTTGTTCTCAGGCAAGGATGAAATCCTGCAGTCAAAGAATCCTACAAAGGTTAGACTAGCTGCAAAGAATAGGAATCAGGCTGAATTCTCAGAGGAACTAGTGTCAAGTATCAAACAGTGCATCAGTGAACATAACCAGACTGCAAGCATGGAGCTGTTCTGTGAAGaggcaaaaaaacaacagttcAAAGTGGATGAATATAAACCGTCAAGTCAAGAGGGACATGCAAAAGCCCAGACATTAATGGCTGTTCTGAAAGATTTGAGTATGAAAAATCATATGAAGGATGGTTTGCCTACCCTGAAGGAAACAATTTTACCCCTGCAATGTAAATTATGGCATGATTGGTGCACAAAAAACAAAGAGCAATATCGActtaaaatgaaagaaaaaaattatAGTATTGAAAAGCATCAGAGTGAAATCTGGTCAAAAATGACATATCTCCGGAATGAGCAACAACAAAAAGCCTCTCCTCTCAATGACTTCATGAGATCATTCATAGAATGCTTAACAACACCTGCTCAGTTCGaagacatacatatatacatgttGCAATGGCTCAGAATCCTGCTGGAAG GTGAGCTGGCATCTCTTGAAGCGGACTATCACTCAACTTggacaaaaatgaaaaatgttccCAAAGGGAAAGATAAAGCATCCTATGTATCTCCACTGCATAAAAAACTGGACGACATAGCTACCAAAATGGCAGCGACTACAGTTGGAATTCAGCATATTATGAGAGAAGTCAGTCAACTCTACGAGGCCATTAACATATCCGAAAAAGGCAGCATAAACAATGCAAATGAAATGCTTCCAAAACTAGGGGTGACAATGCTGATTTCTAGGTATCCACTTGAACTAATGGATGGAGATGCTGCCCATGTTCCTTCAGTGTGGATTAACGCTGTCCTGGATGAGCTCATCAAAACCCTTGGAGACAAAAAGGTGTTTGTTCTGTCAATTCTGGGAATTCAAAGCTCTGGGAAATCCACACTGCTGAACACTATATTTGGCCTTCAGTTTGCAGTGAGTGCTGGAAGATGCACCCGTGGAGCCTTCATGCAACTTATAGAGGTGGACTCTAGCATCAGAAATGACCTTGGATATGACTTTGTAATCATTGTGGACACAGAAGGCCTCAGATCTCCAGAGCTCAGTACAAAGATATCACTGAACCATGACAATGAGCTTGCTACCTTCATTATTGGAATTGGTGACGTGACAGTTATCAATATCATGGGTGAGAACCCTTCTGAGATGCATGACATTCTTCAGATTTGTGTGCAGGCCTTCCTGAGAATGAAACAGGTTAAATTCAATCCTAGTTGCATTTTTGTGCACCAAAATGTGGCAGAATCATCAGCCGGAGATAAAAACATTGAGGGGAGGAGACGTCTCCTGGAGAAACTGGATGAAATGGCTCAAATGGCAGCAAAAGAGGAGAATGTTGATGGCATCACTTGCTTTAGTGATGTTATACAATTTAACATTGAATCTCAAGTCTTCTACTTCAAAAATCTCCTGGAGGGAGACCCTCCTATGGCTCCAATTAATCCCTCCTATAGCCAGAATGTCCAGGAGCTGAAGACCAAACTTCTAACCATTACAGCATGGCAGGAGAAATATACATTTTCCTCCCTGACAGAATTCAAATATAGAGTTTCGGACCTTTGGGCAGCACTCTTGAAGGAGAACTTTGTGTTTAGCTTCAAAAACACGGTTGAAATGATGGTGTACAGTTCTTTGGAGCATAAGTTTGGAGTTTGGTCATGGGAACTAAGGAAACATTCCCTAAGCCATCAGACTAAACTCGAAAATCAAATTGGCAGCAACCTGATTCAGCAAGTGACCTTAGGGAATCTGAAAGAGGAGTTTGACAAAGTGTACAACCAATTGAAGACGGAAATAGAAAAGTATTTCACAGAAGACAAAAATAAAGACATCCTCATAAAGTGGAAGGCACATATTGATACACGCTTCATAAGCTTAAAGTGTGAGTTAATTGAGGGCATTATGCAAACATGTAAGGAATTGCTTACTGCCAAGCAAAACAGGTCAGAACTGGACCAGAAAAGAGCCAAATACATGGATCAGCTGACAGAGCAGAGCAAAAGGCTGGCATCTACCCTTAAAACACCGCATGTGACGGATGACAAAATGAGAGAGGAATTTGACAAACTCTGG GAAAAGGGCAAGAAAGATTTTGATAAAAACTTCATCTATGAAATTTTGTCGGGTATCAAGAAGACCATTGATGATTTTGAGAACACACCAGGAAACCCCAAATTAACCAAAGAATTTAGGGTGGATTT AAAGGTCGGGGAGCTCATAGTCATAAAGAGAGATGACTTACGGAGCATTGAAAGGGAAGACATCAGAGACGGGCAGTTCCTTAAAGACACAATGGCCACATTTCTGGAAGAGATGATTAAGAATAAAAAGGTGGACATGAAAGCCATGAGAGAGAAACCCACTTCGATGTTGTTTCAGCAGCTCCAGGGAT ATTTGGTGGAGAGCAGCgatcacacacatattcacccaATGGATGTACACATGGCCATTTTCCACTGCTCCAGTGACTTCTTGCGACAGTACATTTACACCAAACTCTCTGCCTGTCAGTTTAGCCTACCCCTCTTGGTGCCCAACCCCTGCACAGATGAAGTGGAGTTCCCTCTCTGGGCACTCCGACAGATCAGGAAATCATGGCACAGCAAAACACAAACTGCATCAGACACCAGTGGAAAGTATCATAACCAACAAATGTTCAATACTTTAGTGCCAATTATTTCCTTTATTAGACTGGACACTTCTGATTCCAACTCCAAATCTCAGATACTGAATGATGTcattaacaaacaaaagcatCCTGTGTTTTTCAACCGTCATTGCAAAGGCAGCAGTCCAGACAGCCTCCTCATGAATGGGGTTGTGGAGATTGCATGGTATTGTCCTGGGGGGAAGAAAGATGACATATTTGATGACTGTGTCGCCTTTCTGAACCTCCATGGTGATGCAGAGGAACATCCAAAACAACTTGAGTTTCTTCAAGCAATGAGTACGGTCATTGTACTTCTACTTTCAGAGCATGCTATGAGTCAAAAAGCTAAAGAGATCCCCAAGAAATTATCCAAGTCTCCGGTCCCCTTGATTTGCTTGTTCTCAGGCAAGAATAAAATCCAGCAGTCAAATAATCCAATGAAGGTAAGACTGGCTGCAAAGAACAGGAATCAGGCTGAATTCTTAGAGGAACTGGTTTCAAGTATCAAACAGTTCATCAGGGAATATAACCAGACTGCAAGCATTGAGAAGTGCTGTGAAGAGGCAAGAAAGCAACAGTTCAAAGTGGATGAGGATAAACCGTCATGTGAAAAAGCCCAGAAAATAATGGCTGGTCTGAAAGATATGATTATGAGAGATAATATGAGGTCTAATTTACCCACCCTGAAGGAAACAATTTTACCCCTGCAAGGTACATTGTGGCATGATTGGTGCACAA ACACTCAGGTCTTCTATTTCAAAAATCTTCTAGAAGGAGACCCTCCCATGGCTCCAATTAATCCCTCCTATAGCCAAAATGTCCAGGAGCTGAAGACCAAACTTCTAACCATTACAGCGTGGCAGGAGAAATGTAGATTTGCCTCCCTGTCAGAATTCAAATGTAGAGTTTCTGACCTCTGGACTGCACTACTGCAGGAGAACTTTGTGTTCAGCTTCAAAAACACAGTTGAAATGATGGTGTATAGTTCTCTGGAGCAAAAGTTTGCAGTTTGGTCATGGGAACTGAGGAAACATTCCTTGAGCAGTCAGACTAAACTTGAAAATCAAATTAGCAGTGACGTAATTCAGGAGGTGACCTTAGCAAATCTGATAGAGGAGTTTGACAAAGTCTACAACCCACTTAAGACTGAAATAGAAACTTATTTCACAGAAGACAAATATAAAGACACCCTCATAAAGTGGAAGGCAAATATAAACACACGCATCACAAGCCTAAAGAGTGAGCTAATTGAGggtattata aaaaaatgtaaagaatTGCTTACTGCCAAGCAAAACAGGTCCGAACTGGACCAGAAGAGAGCCAAATACACATATCAGCTGACAGAGCAGAGCAAAAGGCTGGCATCTAAACTTAAAACACAGCACTTGACGGATGACAAAATGAGAGAGGAATTTGACAAACTCTGGGTGAACTGGACAACTGATGTGATGAAATACCAGCTTACTGAGAAATCAAGCATTGTAGACGCTGAAGTTGAAGACGTCCTGCTTAACGAGTTCAAAAATCACCCAAACATCGCAGAGAAAGTAAAACTTGAAACATTTCAGTTCGATCCAAAGAAACACATTCAGCAAAGCTTCTTGAAAAAGATATTTGGCAGAG AGAGTAACTGTGTATGGGTCAACGCTGCTGGACTAGAGAGTAACTGCGTATGGGTCAACGCTGCTGGACTAGAGAGTAACTGTGTATGGGTCAACGCTGCTGGACTAGAGAGTAACTGTGTATGGGTCAACGCTGCTGGAGAGTAG